The DNA region TTCGTAACTTGAAAGCGTTTCTATAAGCTTTAGAAGCTTTAAAAATTGCGGCTTACTTCCTACACCTGCTCCCTCACTTGACTTTCTTTCGCTTAGATAATTATCTACCCTTAAACCATCAAATAAAACGCGTTTTTCAAAACTTCCCATATTAATTTCAGTATTTTTAGCAATTAAGGTTTTGACACTAAAGGCATAATGATTAGCAAAAATGATGTCCGCTTTTTCACGGCGATTACTTGCGATTTTATCTTTCACATTGATAAAATAATCCCCAACGCAAAATTCCAAATTTGAACGCTTTTGATTATCCGCAACCTCTGCATCAAAAATATTAGCGAGTAAATCCTCAAAAACCCTAGCACTCGTCTTTCTCTTTGCCACCTCATCACTACTAATGAAGTGAAATAAATAATTATAAATGTAGAGTGTATAAAAGCTATTTGGATTTTGCTTTAAATAAATAAAAAATTGATAAATATCCTCAATGCTAATAATCTCTTGCTTTAAAACGCCTTTTTCTCTTAAATAAACACTGATGAGCTTTATAGTATGCAAACTTTTTAACATCTCTAACCTTTACAAAATGAATTCTAGCAAGAAAGACTAAATTTAACACTCTACATTTTAAAAATTTAGAGTATAATCAAAAAATAAAGGAGTAAAAATGGGAAATGTGAGAGGATTTTTAGATTTTAAAAAAGCAAATAATCAAAAAATAGCCCCTAGTGAGCGGATTAAGAATTTCAAAGAATTCGTCAAGCCTTTAGACAAAAAAGAGCGTGAAATTCAAGCGGGGCGTTGTATGGATTGTGGGGTGGCATTTTGTCATACAGGTAAAATGAGCGAGGGCAAAGACATAGGCTGTCCGCTTAATAATCTAATACCTGAGTGGAACGACTTGCTTTACCGCTCTTTATGGGAAGAAGCCTTTAAGCGTTTAGAATTAACAAATCCTTTCCCCGAATTTACAGGGCGTGTGTGTCCTGCACCTTGTGAGGATTCTTGCGTGTGTGCGATTAATGGCGAAAGTGTGAGCATAAAGGATAATGAATTAGCCTTAGCGGAAAACGCCTTTAAAGAAGGCTTCATCACGCCTCAAAAGCCTCAAAAGTATAATGGCAAAAAAATAGCCATCATAGGTAGCGGTCCAGCGGGGCTTGCCTGTGCGTATTCTTTAAATTTGTTAGGTTATAAAGTAAGCGTGTATGAAAGAAGTGATAAAGCTGGAGGGCTTTTGATGTATGGCATACCCGATATGAAGCTAGAAAAAAGCGTGGTGCAAAGACGCATAACCCTGTTAGAAAAAAGTGGAGTGGAATTTAAACTTAATCAAAATATCAACAGCAAAGAAAAGGCAAATAAGCTTTTAAAAGAATTTGACGCACTTATTCTTTGCACAGGAGCAAGTGAGCCAAATGCCCTAAATATCAAGGGTAAGGACTTAAACGGCGTAAAATTTGCTATGGATTTTTTAAGTGAAAATACTAAATCTTTGCTTAAAAACTCAAAGCCTGCCACAACGGCTAAGGGCAAAAATGTGCTTGTGATAGGAAGTGGTGATACGAGCGTTGATTGCATCGCAGTGGCGTTAAGACAAGGAGCTAAAAGCATTACGCGTTTTGAGCGAAGTCCTAAAAAAAGTGAGCTAAGAAGCAAAAATAATCCTTGGCCTCTAAAGGCGGATATTTTTACCACAGATTATGGCTTGGAAGAGGCTAAGGCGGTGTATCAAAAAGATGTAAGAGAGTATCAAAAGCTTACTAAAGAATTTATAGGTAAGGATAAGCTTGAGGGCGTTTTGGCGAGTGATTTAAAGCGTGAAAATGGCAAAAATGTTGAAATTAAGGGTAGTGAAAAGCTTTATAAGGCGGATTTAGTGCTTTTGGCTATGGGTTTTAGTGGAAGCGAAAAGGCTATAAGTGCGAATTTTGGAGTGAAATTTGATACAAAAAATAATATCGCAACGACAAATTATCAAAGCTCACACGAAAAAATTTTCTCCTGTGGAGACGCAAGAACGGGGCAAAGCCTTGTCGTATGGGCGATTAAAGATGGGCTTTTGTGTGCTTTAAATGTGCATAAAAAACTTAGTAAAGAATAATTTGCCAATCTATCAAAATTCAAAGAGAACGATTTTCGCAATTTAATTTGCTTTTTGTTCTCAATTTTGCCTTATTCTATTTTTAGCTTAAATTTGACAATTTTATTTGTGTTATTCTAAAAATATTAATCAATGCTTTTAAATTCACTTTTACTTCACTTAATTATTTTATAATTTTTGCAAAGATTTAAAGGAGAAAAGATGAAAAAAACATTAGCGGTTTTAGCGACTTTAAGCTTAGGTTTAAGCGTGGCAAATGCGGAGGATATTTATGGGACGATTATCGACATTAATGACGCCTCAAAAACCATACTTGTAGAGACGACTTACGGACAAAGGCTCAATATGAAAATTCTACCAAATACACAAATTGATATGGACGAGTGTGGATTTTTATGGATGGATAAGCAAGGCACTTTTAAAGATTTAAAAGTCGGCACTTTTTTAGAGGCTGAAGTGTTTCACATTAATGCTCCAACCCAGCCTAATACCCAAGACCCACAAGCCACACCTCAAATGGTAACGGTTAAAAAAATTGACATAGACTGCAAGAAAAAAGCCTATTAATTTAACCAAATTTCATTATAATGCCTCATTAAAAAGGCGTTATAATGAGAATTAATAAATTTCTATCCCACAATACAGCTTACTCACGCCGCGAAGCCGATGAGCTTATCAAGCAAGGCTTAGTTAAAATCAATCAAAAAACCGCCCAATTAAGCGATGAAGTCAAAGAAGAGGATAAAATTTTTCTTAAAAACAAAAGAATTCACAAAAAAACGCAATTTAGCGTCATCATCTACCACAAACAAAAAGGCGAAATTGTCAGCCGTAAAGATGATAGAGGCAGAAAGACTATCTATGAAAATTTGCCTAAAAATTTTTCCACTTGGCTTAGTGTGGGGAGGCTTGATTATGCGAGTGAGGGCTTACTCCTACTCACAGATAGCCCCGTTATAGCTGACGCTTTAATGCATAGTGATTTGGAGAGGGAGTATTATTTAAAAATCAAAGGGCAAATTTCAAAAAAAGTCATAGAAGCAATGCAAAATGGGCTTGAAATTCAAAACTCCACAAAGGGCGCACACGCTAAAACAAAAATAAATTCTATGAAATTTGCACCCTTTTTAGACTTTGAAATTTTTGGCTGGAGCGGAGGCTATACGAAACTTAGAGTCGTGATCAATGAAGGACAAAATAGGGAACTTAGACGCTTTTTTGGTTATTTTGATTTAGAGGTAATGGACTTAAAAAGAGTGGCTTTTGGTATAGTCGAGCTTGGTATGCTAAAAGTGGGGAAATACCGCTTTTTAGAAAGGGGCGAGTATGAAAAATTACGCGATTTTTTAAAAACAAATGGGATAAGATATTAATGTTTTCTCTCTCAAATCGCCGCTACACAGGAGCTAAAACAAGGCTTTTAGATTCTATTGATACAAGCATTTTAAAAAGCTTTGATTATAGAGAAAGGAAAAATCTTAGCTTTTTTGATGTGTTTAGTGGCACAGGGGTTGTGAGTGAGTATTTTGCTAAAAAGAAAGAGTTTAATAGTATTATCATCAATGATTTTTTACACTCAAATTTCATCATTTATCAAGGCTTTTTTACACAAGATTTGTTTGATTTAGAAAAGCTAGAATCTTTTAAAAAAGAATTTGCAAAGCTAAAGCCTAAAGATATAAAAGAAAATTATTATTCAAAGCATTTTGGGGATAAGTTTTTTAGCAAAAATGATAGCAAAATAATAGGCTATGTGCGTGATAGGCTAGATTATCTTTTAGACCAAAAAGCTATCAATGAAAAAGAGTTTTACATACTTTTAAGCTCTTTGCTTTATAGTGTGGATAGGGTGGCAAACACGGTGGGGCATTATGATGCTTACCGCAAAAATGTTATCTTACAAGATAGATTTAGCTATGAGTTAATAAGCCCTTTAAAGCTTGAAAAAAGCATTGAGATTTATAAGGAAGATTCTAATGTTTTAGCACAAAATTTGCTAAAACAAAAAAGACACATTGACATAGCCTTTATAGACCCACCTTATAATTCTAGGCAATATAGCAGATTCTATCATTTGCTTGAAAATCTAGCACTAAACAAAAAACCAGAGTTATATGGCGTAGCCCTAAAACCAAAGCCTACAAATCTAAGCAGATATTGCAAGGTGGAGGCTAGAGAGGCTTTT from Campylobacter upsaliensis includes:
- a CDS encoding glutamate synthase subunit beta, which produces MGNVRGFLDFKKANNQKIAPSERIKNFKEFVKPLDKKEREIQAGRCMDCGVAFCHTGKMSEGKDIGCPLNNLIPEWNDLLYRSLWEEAFKRLELTNPFPEFTGRVCPAPCEDSCVCAINGESVSIKDNELALAENAFKEGFITPQKPQKYNGKKIAIIGSGPAGLACAYSLNLLGYKVSVYERSDKAGGLLMYGIPDMKLEKSVVQRRITLLEKSGVEFKLNQNINSKEKANKLLKEFDALILCTGASEPNALNIKGKDLNGVKFAMDFLSENTKSLLKNSKPATTAKGKNVLVIGSGDTSVDCIAVALRQGAKSITRFERSPKKSELRSKNNPWPLKADIFTTDYGLEEAKAVYQKDVREYQKLTKEFIGKDKLEGVLASDLKRENGKNVEIKGSEKLYKADLVLLAMGFSGSEKAISANFGVKFDTKNNIATTNYQSSHEKIFSCGDARTGQSLVVWAIKDGLLCALNVHKKLSKE
- a CDS encoding pseudouridine synthase: MRINKFLSHNTAYSRREADELIKQGLVKINQKTAQLSDEVKEEDKIFLKNKRIHKKTQFSVIIYHKQKGEIVSRKDDRGRKTIYENLPKNFSTWLSVGRLDYASEGLLLLTDSPVIADALMHSDLEREYYLKIKGQISKKVIEAMQNGLEIQNSTKGAHAKTKINSMKFAPFLDFEIFGWSGGYTKLRVVINEGQNRELRRFFGYFDLEVMDLKRVAFGIVELGMLKVGKYRFLERGEYEKLRDFLKTNGIRY
- a CDS encoding DNA adenine methylase: MFSLSNRRYTGAKTRLLDSIDTSILKSFDYRERKNLSFFDVFSGTGVVSEYFAKKKEFNSIIINDFLHSNFIIYQGFFTQDLFDLEKLESFKKEFAKLKPKDIKENYYSKHFGDKFFSKNDSKIIGYVRDRLDYLLDQKAINEKEFYILLSSLLYSVDRVANTVGHYDAYRKNVILQDRFSYELISPLKLEKSIEIYKEDSNVLAQNLLKQKRHIDIAFIDPPYNSRQYSRFYHLLENLALNKKPELYGVALKPKPTNLSRYCKVEAREAFKDLIESLAKICKVLVVTYNNTYSANARSNARLSDREIMDILESRGKTQIFEYDFKPFTSGKGKLVNHKERIFICLTQR